The Candidatus Neomarinimicrobiota bacterium sequence TGTGATGCCGAAAGAAGTCCCGCAAGGAGAAGGAAAACCGTTCTAGAGCGCGTTTTCACATCCGTTGGAGTTTAGGTTCACTGTCACGGATTATCAACGGAAAAGGCAAAGGAGAGTTCCTCCACTTGGGGCACAGTCCAACTGGGAGCAATTATGGCACTGTGACCGTCAAACCGAATATGACGACGAAGTCATAAATCATATGGGTGTATGCAACAATTCCGAAACCTCTCACAACATATAGTGAGCCGAGCAAGGTTCCGGCGAAAAGACGGTATAGAAAGACCGAAACATCGAACATATCACCGTAGGGACCGACAAAATGAAACCCTGAAAAGAGGGCGGCGCAGGTGATAACAGACATGACTAGCCGCCAATTCTTCTTCCACATGAATATGAGTTTAAAAAGCTGCGATACGGCTGTGATGGCTACGACGCGGAAAACGAATTCTTCATAGAGCCCGGCACCGATGGCTAGTACCACCTGCCGTATAAGGTCTTTCCCTGATGGGAACATTAAGAGTGCCGGTACATACCGCATGAGCAGGTAGAGCATAAATCCCCAGAATATTCCCTCAGCCAGCATGCAGAGGAGATAGTCGCTTTTCACCACTGTGATATGCCAATTTTTTTTCTGGAGGAGGAATACAACAAGAAAAATGACAATGAAAGAAATGCTCAATATATAGAATCCCCAGTCGCCGAACATGGCCAGAAACTGCCTCAGAAGTACATCGGCACCGTTACGTAGGGTCACCATTTCATCCCGACTCAAGAACAGTACCATTACCTCATAAATGGCGAAGAAAGGCAGAACAAAAATGAAACTATAGTATGGAGAGCTCGATAGCGACCAGTAAGAGAGGCTATTTTTCATCAATGAGTGAGATGGAAGCCCGGAATTATAGATAAATGGCGCTCACTTTCCCTGGTCAACCTTGAACAGAGCAAGAAACGCCTCCTGAGGAACCTCCACCTTACCGATCTGCTTCATCCGCTTCTTACCCTCCTTCTGTTTGGCCCACAGCTTCCTCTTTCGGGTAATATCACCTCCATAACACTTGGCTGTCACATTTTTCTTGAAAGGCCGTACAGTCTCTCGGGCAATGATCTTTGAACCGATGGCCGCCTGAATTACCACTTCGAACATCTGTCTGGGTATAACCTCTTTCAAACTCTTACACAACTCTCTTCCCTTGCTGTAAGCTGAATCACGATCAGTAATTATGGAGAGCGCATCCACCGTATCGCCGCTGATGAGAATATCCAGTTTCTTCAGAGGTCCCGGCCGGAAGCCAATATGTTCATAGTCGAACGAAGCATATCCCCGGGAAACCGATTTTAGTTTATCGTAGAAATCGAAGACGATTTCCGACAGGGGAAGTTCATACTTCAGTTGCACACGCTGCTCGGAGAAATAATGAGTGTTCACAAATGTTCCCCGCTTATTCTGGCAAAGCTTCATAAGGCCACCCATGTATTCGGACGGAGAAATGATCTCCGCCGCCACATACGGTTCATGGATCTCCTCTACTTCACCTGGTGTCGGAAGTTTTGTGGGATTGTCAATTTCGATAATATCACCATTGTTTTTAAGAATTTCATACTTCACATTGGGCACGGTAGTAATGAGACTGAGATCGAACTCCCGTTCCAACCGCTCCCGAACAATGTCCATGTGGAGCATCCCCAGGAAACCGCACCGGAAGCCGTACCCCAGTGCCGTGGATGTTTCGGGCTCATAGGCCAGTGAAGCGTCATTGAGTTGAAGTTTTTCAATGGAGTCACGAAGCCGTTCATAATCGTCACTGACTATTGGGAAGAGCCCGGAAAATATCATCGACTTCATTTTCTGGTAACCAGGCAACGCCTTATCAGCAGGATTCTCTTTGGTAGTGATGGTATCCCCGACTTGCAATTCCTTAATTTCTTTCAAACCAGCCACGATGTAACCAACGTCTCCTGCCTTTAGCTTCTTGGCTGGGACCCGTTTCAGCACAAAGTGACCCACCTCAGTGATCTCCCTCAGTTTTCCTGTGGACATGAACTGGGCAGTCATCCCCGGTTCAATAACACCACTAAACATGCGTATATAGGGAATTGCGCCACGGTAGGAATCAAAATTTGAATCAAAAATGAGGGCCCGCGGTGCGTTTCCTTCGGCTTCAGCAGGCGGTGGAATTCTATCAACAATAGCTGTAAAGAGATCACCCACATTTTCGCCGGTCTTGGCACTAACATTGAGAATCTCATCTTCAGAACAACCGATGAGATCCATTAGTTGCTGTTTCACCTCGTCAGGCCTAGATGTTGGGAGATCTATTTTATTCAAAACAGGGATAAGCTCCAGATTATTTTCCATGGCACTGTTAGCGTGACTCACTGTTTGCGCCTCCACACCCTGGGCCGCGTCCACTAGCAGAATTGCTCCTTCGCAGGCCGCCAATGAGCGGGAAACTTCGTAGGAGAAATCGACATGCCCCGGTGTGTCAATGAGATTAAATATATATTCCTGGCTGTCCGAATTATGGTAATGTATTTGAATGGGATGGCTTTTGATGGTAATGCCCCGCTCCCTCTCCAACTCCATGTCATCTAAGACCTGATCTTTCATGTCCCGCCTCGAGAGCGTGTTTGTCATTTCCAGAAAGCGGTCTGCCAGTGTTGACTTGCCATG is a genomic window containing:
- the lepA gene encoding elongation factor 4, which gives rise to MKSNYIRNFCIIAHIDHGKSTLADRFLEMTNTLSRRDMKDQVLDDMELERERGITIKSHPIQIHYHNSDSQEYIFNLIDTPGHVDFSYEVSRSLAACEGAILLVDAAQGVEAQTVSHANSAMENNLELIPVLNKIDLPTSRPDEVKQQLMDLIGCSEDEILNVSAKTGENVGDLFTAIVDRIPPPAEAEGNAPRALIFDSNFDSYRGAIPYIRMFSGVIEPGMTAQFMSTGKLREITEVGHFVLKRVPAKKLKAGDVGYIVAGLKEIKELQVGDTITTKENPADKALPGYQKMKSMIFSGLFPIVSDDYERLRDSIEKLQLNDASLAYEPETSTALGYGFRCGFLGMLHMDIVRERLEREFDLSLITTVPNVKYEILKNNGDIIEIDNPTKLPTPGEVEEIHEPYVAAEIISPSEYMGGLMKLCQNKRGTFVNTHYFSEQRVQLKYELPLSEIVFDFYDKLKSVSRGYASFDYEHIGFRPGPLKKLDILISGDTVDALSIITDRDSAYSKGRELCKSLKEVIPRQMFEVVIQAAIGSKIIARETVRPFKKNVTAKCYGGDITRKRKLWAKQKEGKKRMKQIGKVEVPQEAFLALFKVDQGK
- a CDS encoding CPBP family intramembrane metalloprotease, whose translation is MKNSLSYWSLSSSPYYSFIFVLPFFAIYEVMVLFLSRDEMVTLRNGADVLLRQFLAMFGDWGFYILSISFIVIFLVVFLLQKKNWHITVVKSDYLLCMLAEGIFWGFMLYLLMRYVPALLMFPSGKDLIRQVVLAIGAGLYEEFVFRVVAITAVSQLFKLIFMWKKNWRLVMSVITCAALFSGFHFVGPYGDMFDVSVFLYRLFAGTLLGSLYVVRGFGIVAYTHMIYDFVVIFGLTVTVP